One segment of Streptomyces sp. NBC_01463 DNA contains the following:
- a CDS encoding ATP/GTP-binding protein, producing the protein MASRLSLSEDAYVPSGAQQTAVKILVVGHFAVGKTTLISSLSEIAPLSTEERMTTLSERVDDLKGVQGKTTTTVALDFGRLTLSERIVLYLFGSPGQQRFVSLWDDTARGALGALVLVDPERLADSFDIMDLVESYGLDFAVAINHFDGSTVHTPEEVREALDLLPDTPVVTIDARDEKSSVDALITLVRYLHERADLEHA; encoded by the coding sequence ATGGCCTCAAGGCTCTCTCTGTCTGAGGATGCCTACGTGCCCAGCGGCGCACAGCAGACTGCAGTGAAAATCCTGGTCGTCGGGCATTTCGCCGTCGGCAAGACCACCCTGATCAGCTCACTTTCCGAGATCGCGCCGCTGTCCACCGAGGAGCGGATGACAACGCTCTCGGAGCGCGTCGACGACCTCAAAGGGGTTCAGGGAAAGACCACCACCACCGTTGCCCTGGACTTTGGCCGGCTGACGCTGAGCGAGCGCATCGTTCTGTACCTGTTCGGCTCCCCCGGACAGCAGCGCTTCGTGAGTCTCTGGGACGACACGGCCCGCGGGGCTCTGGGCGCCCTGGTCCTGGTGGACCCCGAGCGCCTGGCCGACTCCTTCGACATCATGGATCTGGTCGAGAGTTACGGCCTCGATTTCGCCGTGGCCATCAATCACTTCGACGGCAGTACGGTCCACACCCCGGAGGAAGTCCGGGAGGCACTCGACCTGCTGCCCGACACCCCCGTCGTCACCATCGACGCACGCGACGAGAAGTCGTCCGTCGACGCCCTGATCACCTTGGTCCGCTATCTGCACGAGCGCGCCGACCTGGAGCACGCATGA
- a CDS encoding glycosyltransferase 87 family protein has protein sequence MVALIGVVGALAVPLVWLTAVGLQQMEVGVVERSAQHFLETGTPYLSHPVAVRDFNPYLPGMALFGLPHALFGAGMFSSARLWSLAGFVAALAAAVAVLVKGRPQARRTAVTGAAWIAACPVVALPLAIGGVDPVVVAFVLLALAYAHRGRSMGAGLALGAAAILKWTAWPAIPVIVVLLAATKGSRAARTAAAVAVAVAALAVVPPLLTDPHAFVDNAVLYPFGLSDTASTAASPLLGALLSAVLPHGKTIAVALIGIGAIAVAMSLIVQPPKTTAAAAHRLALGLTIAILLSPATRIGYAVYPLTLLIWARCTTLARPQPAPEPTPDLGASSPVLPRP, from the coding sequence GTGGTGGCCCTGATCGGCGTCGTCGGCGCGCTGGCCGTTCCGCTGGTATGGCTGACCGCCGTGGGCCTGCAGCAGATGGAGGTCGGCGTCGTCGAGCGGTCCGCCCAGCACTTCCTGGAGACCGGCACCCCCTACCTCTCGCATCCGGTCGCGGTACGTGACTTCAACCCCTACCTGCCCGGCATGGCCCTCTTCGGGCTCCCCCACGCGCTGTTCGGCGCAGGAATGTTCTCCAGCGCCCGCCTGTGGAGCCTGGCCGGGTTCGTTGCCGCGCTGGCCGCTGCCGTGGCCGTACTGGTCAAGGGCCGGCCGCAGGCCCGACGCACGGCGGTGACGGGGGCGGCGTGGATAGCGGCCTGCCCCGTGGTGGCACTGCCGCTGGCCATAGGCGGAGTTGATCCCGTGGTCGTGGCCTTCGTTCTTCTGGCCTTGGCATACGCACACCGGGGCCGTTCCATGGGTGCGGGTCTGGCACTGGGAGCGGCAGCCATTCTCAAGTGGACCGCGTGGCCGGCCATACCGGTCATCGTCGTCCTCCTGGCCGCGACCAAGGGATCACGCGCGGCCAGGACCGCGGCTGCGGTGGCGGTCGCAGTGGCGGCGTTGGCGGTCGTGCCGCCGCTCCTGACCGATCCACATGCCTTCGTCGACAACGCGGTGCTCTACCCCTTCGGACTGAGCGATACCGCCTCGACCGCCGCCAGCCCGCTCCTGGGCGCCCTCCTGTCTGCCGTGCTGCCCCACGGAAAGACCATCGCCGTGGCTCTGATAGGCATCGGTGCCATTGCCGTAGCCATGTCGCTCATCGTTCAGCCGCCGAAGACCACGGCGGCCGCCGCCCATCGGCTCGCGCTCGGCCTCACCATCGCCATCCTGCTGTCTCCGGCGACCCGCATCGGCTACGCCGTCTACCCCCTCACCCTTCTGATCTGGGCCCGCTGCACCACCCTGGCCAGGCCACAGCCCGCCCCGGAACCGACACCGGACCTGGGCGCCAGCAGTCCAGTGCTGCCCCGGCCGTAG
- a CDS encoding cupin: protein MTTIPIDLFASALQFRPDGGVRAAGRQMTSSDPGTWQIATFHVETDADVHGDHWEMHPEAEEAVCCLTGAARIHFRATTPGGAEDMVRLLPGSAVIVPRGRWHRLELDAPSDLMSVTLRHGTRLEKRTYTH from the coding sequence ATGACGACGATCCCCATCGACCTGTTCGCCTCCGCGCTACAGTTCCGCCCCGACGGCGGTGTCCGGGCCGCCGGCCGGCAGATGACGAGCAGCGACCCCGGCACCTGGCAGATCGCGACCTTCCACGTGGAGACCGACGCCGACGTCCACGGCGACCACTGGGAGATGCACCCGGAGGCCGAGGAAGCGGTGTGCTGCCTGACCGGCGCAGCGCGCATCCACTTCCGTGCCACCACGCCCGGCGGTGCCGAGGACATGGTGCGGTTACTGCCGGGCAGCGCGGTGATCGTCCCCCGCGGCCGCTGGCACCGCCTGGAGCTGGACGCCCCCAGCGACCTGATGTCGGTCACCCTGCGCCACGGCACCCGCCTCGAAAAGCGCACCTACACGCACTGA
- a CDS encoding ATP-binding protein: MTNFWQDPTVWALAVGVAVAATVITRQRKKIKALRRQKQGLQGELTASQGRAVDLGSTVTELRSGYDEVVRQAKEEAEEATNTVLKSAMRTLQGLAAEQQRAISGLQKKYGDSAVLRDMLDIDHMNSQFNRRAQSIAVLCGGWLGRQREAASVYDVIRGAQGRIRHYQRIEIASRVDFAVTSRAVEPIALTVAELLDNAASYSEPSTMVEVEVRTVPRGICIVIDDAGVGMSEEERTNATALLSSGSAVSVAELGNPPAFGFAVIGALCARFGFTVAIDSTSPYGGVRAVVMVPKELLTEMPEPKTPTTTQEVNAAAESRDSAPAAAEGGLPRRRNKRGMALVPDSGRRSDEAPPARSAEARVAAMGAFQRGTLSGRGAGVPAAEGDTTADSHEGFDAP; encoded by the coding sequence ATGACGAATTTTTGGCAGGATCCGACAGTCTGGGCGCTTGCCGTCGGCGTCGCTGTCGCCGCCACGGTAATCACTCGCCAGCGAAAAAAGATCAAGGCGCTACGTCGTCAGAAGCAGGGCCTTCAGGGTGAGCTGACCGCATCGCAGGGCAGGGCCGTCGACCTCGGGTCCACCGTCACCGAGCTGCGCAGCGGCTACGACGAGGTGGTCCGCCAGGCGAAGGAAGAGGCGGAGGAGGCCACAAACACCGTACTGAAGTCGGCTATGCGGACCCTTCAAGGCCTCGCCGCGGAGCAGCAGCGGGCCATCTCCGGGCTGCAGAAGAAGTACGGCGACTCGGCCGTGTTGCGGGACATGCTGGACATCGACCACATGAACTCGCAATTCAACCGGCGTGCGCAGTCCATTGCTGTGCTGTGCGGCGGGTGGCTCGGCCGGCAGCGGGAGGCCGCATCGGTCTATGACGTGATCCGCGGAGCGCAGGGCCGTATCCGGCACTACCAGCGTATCGAGATCGCCTCACGGGTCGATTTCGCGGTGACCAGCCGTGCCGTCGAACCGATCGCGCTGACGGTGGCCGAGCTGCTCGACAACGCGGCCAGCTATTCCGAGCCGTCCACCATGGTCGAGGTCGAGGTGCGGACGGTGCCCCGGGGCATCTGCATCGTGATCGACGACGCCGGTGTCGGCATGAGCGAGGAAGAACGGACGAACGCCACCGCTCTGCTGTCCAGCGGGTCCGCGGTGAGCGTTGCGGAGCTCGGTAACCCTCCCGCGTTCGGTTTCGCGGTGATCGGTGCCCTGTGCGCGCGGTTCGGGTTCACGGTCGCCATCGACAGCACCTCTCCCTACGGCGGCGTCCGCGCGGTGGTGATGGTGCCGAAGGAGTTGTTGACCGAGATGCCCGAGCCCAAGACGCCCACGACCACGCAAGAAGTCAATGCCGCTGCCGAGAGCCGCGATTCGGCTCCTGCGGCGGCAGAGGGCGGGCTGCCCAGGCGACGGAACAAGCGCGGCATGGCGCTCGTGCCGGACAGCGGCCGCAGATCTGATGAAGCGCCGCCGGCCAGGTCAGCAGAGGCAAGGGTGGCGGCCATGGGCGCGTTTCAGCGCGGCACTCTCAGCGGCCGAGGTGCGGGGGTACCGGCCGCCGAAGGTGATACCACTGCCGATTCACACGAAGGATTCGATGCCCCGTGA
- a CDS encoding TetR/AcrR family transcriptional regulator, with the protein MPQPSAPRKTPGRPPRISREEVIGTARRIVTEEGVDRLTMRRLAKEIGSTPMALYHHVGNKEELLVLLLNDYAAQALRRPEPPANPRERVVGAAAAIHEALAACPWIVEVLTADDLMSASALWFVEEIVDGLVECGLSPERAVHGYRAIWYYTAGEIVVRATAARRRADDDRGTYREQVFGSLDPGALPRLAQVADRWAALTGEDTYLDGLRALVDGLLAAR; encoded by the coding sequence ATGCCGCAGCCATCCGCACCGCGCAAGACCCCTGGCCGACCTCCCCGTATCTCCCGCGAGGAGGTCATCGGGACGGCCCGCCGGATCGTGACCGAGGAAGGTGTGGACCGGCTGACCATGCGGCGGCTGGCCAAGGAGATCGGCAGTACGCCGATGGCGCTGTACCACCACGTCGGCAACAAGGAAGAACTGCTCGTCCTGCTGCTGAACGACTACGCCGCGCAGGCGCTGCGCCGGCCCGAACCGCCCGCTAACCCTCGTGAGCGGGTCGTCGGCGCCGCCGCCGCGATCCACGAAGCGCTCGCCGCCTGCCCCTGGATCGTGGAGGTGCTGACGGCCGATGACCTGATGTCGGCGTCCGCGCTGTGGTTCGTCGAGGAGATCGTCGACGGCCTCGTCGAGTGCGGGCTGTCCCCCGAGCGGGCCGTGCACGGCTACCGCGCGATCTGGTACTACACCGCCGGCGAGATCGTGGTCCGGGCGACGGCGGCCCGGCGGCGCGCGGACGACGACCGGGGGACCTACCGGGAACAGGTCTTCGGCAGTCTCGATCCGGGCGCGCTGCCCCGGCTGGCACAGGTCGCGGACCGCTGGGCCGCCCTGACCGGTGAGGACACCTACCTGGACGGGCTCCGAGCGCTGGTGGACGGCCTGCTCGCCGCCCGCTGA
- a CDS encoding MFS transporter, with the protein MYKNSRGRPGVVLAAAAVAQFVFALDMSVVNVALPAIRTALGFAPLDLSWVVHVYALTFGGLLLLGGRACDLYGHRRLFVGGLAVFGLCSLAGGLAQEPWQLIAARAGQGLGAAAAAPAALGMLTTTFSEGPRRVRALGVWSAVNAAGGALGVLAGGLLTEYAGWRWVMLVNLPIVAAALALVPAGVTAAAQPGGRARPDVLGAVLATGGVGLLVFGVVRTDARGWGSPATLATLAAAAALLAAFTFTESRASSPLLRLGLLRSRWVAGANVLVFLAAAGQFTAFYFVSLYMQQVLGMSAAATGAAFLPFSVSLVTGTVIATRVTTARSPRAALVPGALLAAAGLGWLALISPGGSFLTDVLGPCVVSGVGVGLVLAPVAAAATTGVASREAGMASGLFNSSRQLGGCVGLAALATVAALRTGTATGPAALNDGYALGLAVTAGLFVLAAAVAIVVLPRHRPAPPGPQPAAPAQNRLEGTPS; encoded by the coding sequence ATGTATAAAAACTCACGGGGCAGACCGGGAGTGGTGCTGGCGGCCGCTGCCGTCGCCCAGTTCGTCTTCGCCCTGGACATGTCGGTCGTCAACGTCGCGCTGCCCGCGATCCGCACCGCCCTGGGATTCGCGCCGCTCGACCTGTCGTGGGTGGTGCACGTCTACGCGCTCACCTTCGGCGGACTCCTGCTCCTGGGAGGCCGCGCCTGTGACCTGTACGGTCACCGCCGGCTCTTCGTGGGGGGCCTGGCCGTCTTCGGGCTCTGCTCGCTGGCGGGCGGGCTGGCCCAGGAGCCCTGGCAGCTGATCGCCGCCCGCGCCGGCCAGGGGCTGGGTGCCGCCGCGGCCGCCCCGGCCGCGCTGGGCATGCTCACGACGACGTTCTCCGAGGGGCCGCGGCGTGTCCGGGCGCTCGGCGTGTGGAGTGCGGTGAACGCCGCCGGGGGAGCGCTGGGCGTACTGGCAGGTGGCCTCCTGACCGAGTACGCGGGGTGGCGCTGGGTCATGCTGGTCAACCTGCCCATCGTGGCCGCTGCCCTCGCGCTGGTGCCGGCAGGCGTGACCGCCGCGGCACAGCCCGGCGGGCGCGCGAGGCCGGACGTGCTCGGCGCCGTCCTGGCGACCGGCGGAGTCGGGCTGCTGGTGTTCGGCGTCGTCCGCACCGACGCCCGGGGCTGGGGATCCCCGGCCACCCTGGCGACCCTCGCCGCCGCGGCCGCGCTCCTGGCCGCCTTCACGTTCACCGAATCCAGGGCCTCCTCGCCGCTGCTGCGCCTGGGCCTGTTGCGCAGCCGCTGGGTGGCCGGGGCCAACGTGCTGGTCTTCCTGGCCGCGGCAGGCCAGTTCACGGCGTTCTACTTCGTGTCCCTGTACATGCAGCAGGTCCTGGGCATGAGTGCCGCCGCCACCGGCGCCGCGTTCCTGCCGTTCTCGGTGAGCCTGGTCACGGGCACCGTCATCGCGACCCGCGTCACCACGGCACGCAGCCCCCGGGCCGCCCTGGTGCCCGGCGCCCTGCTGGCCGCCGCCGGCCTGGGCTGGCTGGCCCTCATCAGCCCCGGCGGCAGCTTCCTCACCGACGTGCTCGGCCCCTGCGTCGTCTCCGGCGTCGGCGTCGGACTGGTCCTGGCCCCGGTCGCGGCCGCCGCGACCACCGGTGTCGCCTCCCGCGAGGCCGGCATGGCCTCCGGCCTCTTCAACAGCTCCCGCCAACTCGGCGGCTGCGTCGGCCTGGCCGCCCTGGCCACCGTCGCCGCACTCCGTACCGGCACGGCCACCGGCCCCGCCGCCCTCAACGACGGCTACGCCCTGGGCCTCGCCGTCACGGCCGGCCTCTTCGTGCTCGCCGCAGCCGTGGCGATCGTGGTCCTGCCCCGGCACCGGCCCGCCCCGCCCGGCCCGCAGCCGGCCGCCCCCGCACAGAACCGACTGGAAGGAACCCCTTCATGA
- a CDS encoding helix-turn-helix transcriptional regulator, whose protein sequence is MSDNKFGELLHALRTGAGTSQERLAQRAGVSVRALSDMERGRTRGPRQRTVEALVAALGVDGVVGHELEEAARSGRPRTVGGAGPRSAAGRGPGAGSAAVHGLALPRDLCDFTARGPALAGLRGLAEDLAPARPPVAVICGQPGLGKTAFAVHAAHTLAPSFPDGQYAVDLRGMDPEPTPPREVLARLLYALGVAETAVPAATDERSGLLRSVLRERRVLLLLDNAADEDQVRPLLPGHGACLTLVTSRRSLAGLEAVHRTELSLLRREEAVELLTRVIGPERVEREAQAARDLAELCGYLPLAMRIAAQRLASRPGETLAKLVTQLTAHGDRLDTLRAGSLQIRSAFTLSYAQLSPAARTVFRRASLACGPDFSPTTAALLAGIPPRQAARCIERLTDAGLLQPHSTADRYSFHDLLRLFAAEQLVEDDDPTETAAAQDRAARWILRRATAAALRFDADRHQDAPEGDPDLATAPSGHEQARIWLEAERPQWLAALGQAQAAGRHQQVIDAAEAMHWFSDITAHWELWAEVFQRAVDSARALGSRRDEAVHLNYLAWTYNFCLNDYPAALAAAQAALAAAYEAADQLQTGWALGYAAGALRRLGRIDESIVRLHEAAAHLRNHTDPQVRLAELTILNTLGQHLRYANRTDEALVIHRRSEALCLAGVPGKPHDLIATYLAQTRHNLGSDLMALGRWVQAESPLRAALAHFEAGRMPAWSEPVRLDLGITLRHLNRHHEARATLTTAHRTLVGLNNPRRREAADELCQVTAGFAIAGQTTG, encoded by the coding sequence GTGAGCGACAACAAGTTCGGCGAGCTGCTGCACGCACTGCGCACGGGAGCGGGCACCAGCCAGGAGCGGCTGGCGCAGCGGGCGGGCGTCAGTGTGCGGGCGCTGTCGGACATGGAGCGCGGGCGGACGCGAGGGCCGCGGCAGCGCACGGTGGAGGCTTTGGTGGCGGCCTTGGGAGTGGATGGCGTTGTGGGCCATGAGCTCGAGGAAGCCGCCCGTTCGGGTCGTCCGCGGACCGTGGGCGGGGCGGGGCCCAGGTCGGCCGCCGGGAGAGGGCCAGGGGCGGGGTCGGCGGCTGTGCACGGGCTGGCGTTGCCGCGTGATCTTTGTGACTTCACCGCCCGCGGCCCTGCCCTGGCCGGGCTGCGGGGCCTGGCCGAGGACCTCGCTCCCGCCCGACCGCCGGTCGCCGTGATCTGCGGCCAACCCGGGCTGGGCAAGACCGCCTTCGCCGTGCACGCCGCCCATACTCTGGCGCCGAGTTTCCCGGACGGGCAGTACGCCGTCGATCTGCGCGGCATGGACCCGGAGCCCACACCGCCGCGCGAGGTGCTCGCCCGGCTTCTTTACGCGCTCGGTGTGGCCGAGACCGCTGTCCCGGCCGCCACCGACGAGCGCAGCGGTCTGCTGCGCTCGGTGCTGCGCGAGCGCCGGGTGCTGCTCCTTCTGGACAACGCCGCCGACGAGGACCAGGTCCGCCCCCTGCTGCCCGGCCACGGCGCCTGTCTGACCCTGGTCACCAGCCGCCGCTCGCTGGCCGGCCTGGAAGCCGTCCACCGCACGGAGCTGTCGCTGCTGCGCCGGGAGGAAGCGGTCGAACTCCTTACCCGCGTCATCGGGCCGGAGCGGGTCGAGCGGGAGGCACAGGCCGCCCGCGACCTCGCGGAACTCTGCGGGTACCTGCCCTTGGCCATGCGCATCGCCGCCCAGCGCCTGGCCTCCCGGCCCGGCGAGACCCTGGCCAAACTCGTTACCCAGCTCACCGCTCACGGGGACCGCCTGGACACCCTGCGGGCAGGCTCCCTGCAGATACGGTCCGCCTTCACCTTGTCCTACGCTCAGCTCAGCCCGGCCGCCCGCACCGTCTTCCGCCGCGCCTCACTCGCCTGCGGCCCCGACTTCAGCCCCACCACCGCAGCCCTCCTGGCAGGCATACCCCCACGCCAGGCCGCGCGCTGCATCGAACGGCTGACCGACGCCGGACTGCTCCAGCCCCACTCCACCGCCGACCGCTACAGCTTCCACGACCTCCTGCGCCTGTTCGCCGCCGAGCAACTGGTCGAGGATGACGATCCCACCGAGACCGCCGCTGCCCAGGACCGGGCCGCCCGCTGGATCCTGCGCCGGGCCACCGCCGCCGCACTGCGCTTCGATGCCGACCGCCACCAGGACGCGCCCGAAGGCGACCCCGACCTGGCCACCGCGCCCAGCGGCCACGAGCAAGCCCGGATCTGGCTGGAAGCCGAGCGGCCCCAGTGGCTCGCGGCCCTGGGCCAGGCCCAGGCGGCAGGCCGGCACCAGCAGGTCATCGACGCCGCCGAAGCGATGCACTGGTTTTCCGACATCACCGCGCACTGGGAGCTGTGGGCGGAGGTGTTCCAGCGCGCCGTTGACTCAGCCCGCGCGCTCGGCAGCAGGCGCGACGAGGCCGTCCACCTCAACTACCTCGCCTGGACCTACAACTTCTGCCTCAACGACTACCCCGCCGCCCTGGCCGCCGCACAAGCCGCCCTGGCCGCGGCATACGAGGCCGCAGACCAGCTCCAAACGGGATGGGCCCTGGGCTACGCGGCAGGAGCACTCCGTCGGCTCGGACGGATCGACGAATCCATTGTCCGGCTGCACGAAGCAGCCGCCCACCTCAGGAACCACACAGATCCGCAAGTCCGCCTCGCCGAACTCACCATTCTCAATACCCTGGGCCAGCACCTGCGCTACGCCAACCGTACGGACGAGGCCCTGGTCATCCACCGGCGCAGCGAAGCCCTCTGCCTCGCCGGCGTGCCGGGGAAGCCGCACGACCTCATCGCCACATATCTGGCGCAGACCCGCCATAACCTCGGCAGTGACCTCATGGCCCTGGGGCGATGGGTCCAGGCCGAATCCCCTTTGCGTGCCGCCTTGGCCCACTTCGAGGCAGGCCGGATGCCTGCCTGGAGCGAACCCGTCCGCCTCGACCTCGGCATTACCCTGCGCCACCTCAACCGCCACCACGAGGCCCGCGCGACGTTGACCACGGCCCACCGCACCCTCGTCGGGCTGAACAACCCCCGCCGGCGCGAAGCCGCCGACGAACTGTGCCAAGTCACCGCAGGGTTCGCCATCGCCGGCCAGACGACGGGCTGA
- a CDS encoding DUF742 domain-containing protein, which produces MTEPARPEPEPEFVSEAGELVRPYVITRGRDLPDESEFALISLVTTAIDEQQRPQRLSPEEEQILEMCSRGYLSVAEIAAHSQLPLGVVKALLSSLAEGGYLVTRAPVPSARPTNKALLKEVLDGLKALSV; this is translated from the coding sequence ATGACGGAACCCGCCCGTCCCGAGCCCGAGCCCGAGTTCGTGTCCGAGGCCGGAGAATTAGTCCGTCCCTACGTCATCACCCGTGGCCGTGACCTGCCCGATGAGAGCGAGTTCGCCCTCATCTCTCTCGTTACGACGGCCATCGACGAGCAGCAGCGCCCCCAACGGCTCTCGCCCGAGGAGGAACAGATCCTGGAGATGTGCTCCAGGGGCTACCTCTCGGTCGCTGAGATCGCCGCGCACTCCCAGCTGCCGCTCGGGGTGGTCAAGGCGCTGCTCAGTTCCCTCGCCGAGGGGGGCTATCTCGTGACCCGGGCGCCGGTGCCCTCGGCCCGTCCCACCAACAAGGCCCTGCTCAAGGAGGTGCTCGATGGCCTCAAGGCTCTCTCTGTCTGA
- a CDS encoding helix-turn-helix transcriptional regulator translates to MAAMATARQSAKEGAADDAFVKDCPTGQLLARVSDKWVNLVVNALGEQSPMRYSDLGRKIPGVSQKMLTQTLRSLERDGIVTRTVTPSVPVRVDYELTGLGHSLCCLLAAVKNWASSHVDEVEGARERFDLAQEAL, encoded by the coding sequence ATGGCGGCCATGGCCACGGCGCGACAGAGCGCCAAGGAGGGCGCGGCGGACGACGCCTTCGTGAAGGACTGTCCGACCGGTCAGCTGCTCGCGCGGGTCAGTGACAAATGGGTCAATCTGGTGGTCAACGCGCTCGGTGAGCAGTCACCGATGCGCTACAGCGATCTGGGCCGCAAGATCCCCGGCGTGAGCCAGAAGATGCTCACCCAGACCCTGCGCTCACTGGAGCGCGACGGCATCGTGACGCGCACGGTCACGCCGTCGGTCCCGGTGCGCGTCGACTACGAGCTCACCGGGCTGGGCCACAGCCTGTGCTGTCTGCTCGCCGCCGTGAAGAACTGGGCGTCGAGTCACGTCGACGAGGTCGAAGGGGCCAGGGAGCGGTTCGACCTGGCGCAAGAGGCCCTCTGA
- a CDS encoding roadblock/LC7 domain-containing protein: protein MSDDLSWMLEDALQIPHALHAVLISADGLQMSRTAEFDRGDADKVAAAVSGLQSLSRAVSFFCGEHGANWRQTLIEFDGGWVFLNAAGGGSYLAVAASAEVDMQDITYRMQQLVSRLGKAMSTGLRGDTVTS, encoded by the coding sequence GTGAGCGACGACCTGTCCTGGATGCTTGAGGACGCGCTGCAGATTCCGCATGCTCTCCACGCGGTCCTGATTTCCGCCGACGGCCTCCAGATGTCCCGTACCGCGGAGTTCGACAGGGGCGATGCCGACAAGGTGGCCGCAGCCGTCTCCGGCCTGCAGTCGCTCAGCCGGGCCGTCAGCTTCTTCTGCGGTGAGCACGGAGCGAACTGGCGCCAGACCCTCATCGAGTTCGACGGGGGCTGGGTGTTCCTGAACGCTGCGGGCGGCGGCAGCTACCTCGCCGTGGCGGCGTCGGCCGAGGTCGACATGCAGGACATCACGTACCGGATGCAGCAGCTGGTCAGCCGACTGGGCAAGGCGATGTCGACCGGCCTTCGCGGCGACACGGTCACCTCATGA
- a CDS encoding serine/threonine protein kinase, translated as MGSVYLARSLSGRLVAIKVVRPEYAADPRFRERFRQEVEAARTVGGFHTAAVVDADPDAPQPWMASAYVEGPTLQAEIARRGQLAEAELWQLAAVLAEALRAIHGHGLVHRDLKPANIVLASDGPRVLDFGVARAVAESRLTTDGAVVGTAGYHSPEQALGHAVTGASDVFALGSVLVAASGGSAFGHGSPAGLMYRVVHEDPDVSAVPPPLRPLVLACLRKDPLRRPAPRELLDLCRAQEGAGTAHDATVTDDGPPPPAAPPRPRTPAAAAESPSPPLAVYLVGRRVWLLQILRNALVAAGLVAGTVLTGMYAPELGVVAVTLAIAALAVALRVLGLLGTAKDSLTLNSRGIGLGTPKNLVVMPWHEIRALELTHHTEWTDLTVHLDAVPQTPIGFTYPAWVDSTYRDTVVVRARRLAPLGTAPQLAPAVHAFAKWQRIRVSEG; from the coding sequence ATGGGCTCCGTCTACCTGGCCCGCTCGCTGTCCGGAAGGCTCGTGGCCATCAAGGTCGTCCGGCCCGAGTACGCCGCCGACCCCCGCTTCAGAGAACGCTTCCGCCAAGAGGTCGAGGCCGCCCGTACGGTCGGCGGCTTCCATACGGCGGCGGTGGTGGACGCCGATCCCGACGCCCCGCAGCCGTGGATGGCCAGCGCGTATGTCGAGGGACCGACGCTGCAGGCGGAGATCGCCCGGCGCGGGCAACTCGCCGAAGCGGAGCTGTGGCAGCTCGCCGCCGTGCTGGCCGAGGCGCTCCGGGCGATCCACGGCCACGGCCTCGTACACCGCGATCTGAAGCCCGCCAACATCGTCCTGGCGTCCGACGGCCCCCGCGTCCTGGACTTCGGGGTCGCCCGGGCCGTGGCGGAGTCCAGGCTGACGACCGACGGCGCGGTGGTCGGCACGGCGGGGTACCACTCGCCGGAGCAGGCTCTCGGACACGCGGTCACGGGAGCGAGCGACGTGTTCGCTCTCGGTTCGGTGCTCGTCGCGGCGTCCGGCGGCAGCGCGTTCGGCCACGGCTCGCCCGCGGGGCTGATGTATCGGGTGGTGCACGAGGACCCCGACGTCTCCGCGGTGCCGCCCCCACTTCGGCCCCTGGTCCTCGCCTGCCTCCGCAAGGATCCTCTCCGGCGCCCTGCCCCACGCGAACTGCTCGACCTGTGCAGGGCGCAGGAGGGGGCCGGAACGGCGCACGACGCCACGGTGACGGACGACGGGCCGCCCCCTCCCGCGGCTCCACCGCGGCCACGTACACCGGCAGCGGCGGCGGAGAGCCCCTCGCCTCCCCTTGCCGTGTACCTCGTCGGCAGGCGCGTCTGGCTCCTGCAGATCCTGCGCAACGCGCTCGTCGCGGCCGGCCTCGTCGCCGGAACCGTACTGACCGGCATGTACGCCCCCGAGCTCGGCGTGGTGGCGGTGACCCTCGCGATCGCCGCCCTCGCGGTCGCCCTCAGGGTCCTGGGACTGCTCGGCACGGCGAAGGACAGCCTCACCCTCAACAGCCGCGGAATCGGACTGGGTACGCCGAAGAACCTCGTGGTCATGCCCTGGCACGAGATCCGGGCTCTGGAACTGACACACCACACCGAATGGACGGACCTGACCGTCCACCTCGATGCCGTGCCACAGACACCCATCGGTTTCACGTACCCTGCCTGGGTCGACAGCACCTACCGAGACACGGTCGTCGTTCGCGCGCGCAGGCTTGCCCCGCTCGGCACCGCTCCCCAACTGGCGCCCGCTGTGCACGCGTTCGCGAAGTGGCAGCGCATCCGGGTGAGCGAGGGATGA
- a CDS encoding YcxB family protein, producing MPLGAFFAFAVAATVQARGIAAVNASTWACLLITCILLVAVRRLTALGLLGYARHLGEHRVTVDASGIRIETERHTQETGWQFYGRCVEGRRVFVLLTPDASRSGVMILPKRGLASPQDSDRLRELITAHLGHLPTR from the coding sequence GTGCCGCTGGGTGCGTTCTTCGCCTTCGCCGTCGCGGCCACCGTGCAGGCCCGGGGCATCGCTGCTGTGAACGCGAGCACGTGGGCATGTCTCCTGATCACCTGCATCCTGTTGGTGGCCGTCCGCCGACTGACCGCTCTGGGCCTGCTGGGCTACGCCCGGCACCTGGGCGAACACCGCGTGACCGTCGACGCATCCGGCATCAGGATCGAGACCGAGCGGCATACGCAAGAGACCGGCTGGCAGTTCTACGGACGCTGCGTCGAAGGCCGGCGAGTATTCGTTCTCCTCACTCCTGACGCGTCGCGGTCCGGCGTGATGATCCTGCCCAAACGCGGTCTGGCCTCACCGCAGGACTCGGACCGGCTGCGGGAGCTGATCACCGCCCACCTCGGCCACCTCCCCACCAGGTGA